In a genomic window of Prosthecobacter fusiformis:
- a CDS encoding inorganic phosphate transporter, with protein MTSALILLLVVLLVVLAFEYINGFHDTANAIATVVSTKVLTPRQALLLAASANLLGALWGDAVAKTIGSGLVDTHFVTTMTILCAMLGGIIWNLLTWYFGLPSSSSHALIGGLCGASLASADGNWNVLIWSKEKVNPETGAVTFDGIWHKVVIPMITSPILGFVIGFIVMGFLFWLIRNWRPHTINTVFGKLQIVSAAYMGFGHGFADAQKTMGIIALTLFTATKAGTLEDAPAFLSFLNTPEFEVATWIKVVCAVVMAAGTWAGGWRIIKTLGHKMVKMKPVHGFAAEMTGATILAVTGSIGMPVSTTHTITTSIMGVGAAKRWNSIRWSLVERIVWAWVLTIPITALLSYAIFKVLG; from the coding sequence ATGACTTCCGCCCTCATCCTGCTCCTCGTGGTGCTGCTGGTGGTGCTCGCCTTTGAATACATCAACGGCTTTCACGACACCGCCAACGCCATCGCCACCGTGGTCTCCACCAAGGTGCTCACCCCGCGCCAAGCACTCCTCCTCGCTGCTTCCGCCAATCTTCTCGGAGCCCTGTGGGGAGACGCCGTTGCCAAGACCATCGGGAGCGGACTGGTGGACACCCATTTCGTCACCACCATGACCATCCTCTGCGCCATGCTCGGGGGCATCATTTGGAATTTGCTCACCTGGTATTTCGGCCTCCCTAGCAGCAGCAGTCACGCGCTCATCGGGGGCCTTTGTGGTGCCTCCCTCGCCTCGGCGGATGGGAACTGGAACGTGCTCATTTGGTCCAAAGAAAAGGTCAATCCGGAAACTGGTGCCGTCACCTTTGATGGCATCTGGCACAAGGTCGTCATTCCCATGATCACCTCCCCCATTCTCGGGTTTGTCATCGGCTTCATCGTCATGGGATTCCTCTTTTGGCTCATCCGCAACTGGCGGCCCCACACCATCAATACCGTGTTCGGGAAATTGCAGATCGTCTCGGCAGCGTACATGGGATTCGGCCACGGGTTTGCCGATGCTCAGAAAACCATGGGTATCATCGCCCTCACCCTTTTCACCGCGACCAAAGCCGGTACGCTGGAGGATGCCCCTGCATTCCTGAGCTTCCTGAATACACCCGAGTTCGAAGTGGCTACCTGGATCAAGGTCGTCTGTGCCGTCGTCATGGCTGCGGGCACCTGGGCGGGCGGCTGGCGCATCATCAAGACCCTCGGTCATAAAATGGTCAAAATGAAACCCGTCCACGGTTTCGCCGCTGAAATGACCGGTGCCACCATCCTCGCCGTCACCGGCTCCATCGGCATGCCCGTTTCCACCACGCATACCATCACCACTTCCATCATGGGCGTCGGTGCCGCCAAGCGCTGGAACTCCATCCGCTGGTCCCTCGTGGAGCGCATCGTCTGGGCCTGGGTATTGACGATCCCCATCACCGCCCTCCTCTCCTACGCCATCTTCAAGGTCCTCGGCTAA
- a CDS encoding DUF47 domain-containing protein, with product MISLQKLFGKNDIFYDLLEASAAEALHSVQALGKLITQPASAQSLDELILTRRKDKKITEQINEELCRTFVTELEREDIEALSNVLYKIPKTVEKIAERVMITGGRLQDVDFSRHLSMMEEATTTVLTIVKELRKRLHLERVKDLNAKLQHIEGEADKLMMELLKDLYAGQRDAIQTIMLKDLYELMEKVYDRCRDAGNVVSLVVLKYS from the coding sequence ATGATCTCTCTGCAGAAGCTTTTTGGAAAAAACGACATCTTCTACGACCTGCTGGAAGCCAGCGCCGCCGAAGCCCTGCACAGCGTCCAGGCCCTGGGCAAGCTCATCACCCAGCCAGCCTCCGCCCAAAGCCTGGATGAACTCATCCTCACCCGCCGGAAAGACAAAAAAATCACCGAGCAGATCAATGAGGAGCTCTGCCGCACCTTCGTCACCGAACTGGAGCGTGAAGACATTGAGGCCCTTTCCAACGTCCTCTACAAGATCCCCAAGACCGTCGAAAAAATCGCCGAGCGCGTCATGATCACCGGCGGTCGCCTGCAGGATGTGGATTTTAGCCGCCACCTTTCCATGATGGAGGAGGCCACCACCACCGTCCTCACCATTGTCAAAGAACTGCGCAAAAGGCTCCACCTGGAGCGTGTCAAGGACCTCAATGCCAAGCTTCAGCACATCGAAGGCGAGGCGGATAAACTCATGATGGAACTCCTCAAGGATCTCTACGCCGGCCAGCGAGACGCCATCCAGACCATCATGCTCAAGGATCTCTATGAGCTCATGGAAAAGGTCTATGACCGCTGCCGCGATGCCGGCAACGTGGTCTCCCTTGTCGTGCTGAAGTATTCCTGA
- a CDS encoding LL-diaminopimelate aminotransferase translates to MAYLNENYLKLKAGYLFPEIARRVKAFTEANPEAAKRLIRCGIGDVTEALPDAARAAMHKAVDELGDRNSFRGYGPEQGYDFLRNAIADNDYKARGIHVDADEIFISDGSKCDTGNILDIFGSDNKIAITDPVYPVYVDTNVMAGNTGDADESGAYAGLHYLKCTPENGFVPEIPSEPVDLVYLCYPNNPTGATATRAQLEAWVQYARANGTIILYDAAYEAFIQDPEVPRSIFEIEGARDCAIEFRSFSKNGGFTGVRCAIVVIPKGLMGKKKDGTKLAIHPLWSRRHSTKFNGVSYIVQRGAEAIYSPEGKAQVTALIQHYMGNAKLLVEACTKAGLQVFGGVNAPYVWVGCPAGVTSWQMFDKMLNEANVVITPGSGFGSAGEGFFRISAFNSRANVEEVCRRIAIL, encoded by the coding sequence ATGGCCTACCTCAACGAAAACTACCTCAAGCTCAAAGCCGGATACCTCTTCCCTGAAATCGCCCGCCGCGTCAAGGCCTTCACCGAGGCCAATCCCGAAGCCGCCAAGCGCCTCATCCGTTGTGGCATTGGTGACGTCACCGAGGCCCTGCCAGACGCCGCTCGCGCCGCCATGCATAAGGCCGTGGATGAACTGGGAGACCGCAACAGCTTCCGTGGTTACGGCCCGGAGCAGGGTTACGACTTCCTCCGCAACGCCATCGCTGATAACGACTACAAAGCCCGTGGCATCCATGTGGATGCCGATGAAATCTTCATCTCCGACGGCAGCAAGTGCGATACCGGCAACATCCTCGACATCTTCGGCAGCGACAACAAAATCGCCATCACCGATCCTGTTTACCCCGTCTATGTGGACACCAACGTCATGGCCGGAAACACCGGTGATGCCGATGAAAGCGGTGCCTACGCCGGCCTCCATTATCTCAAGTGCACCCCAGAAAATGGCTTCGTCCCCGAGATCCCCAGCGAGCCCGTGGACCTCGTTTACCTCTGCTATCCCAACAACCCCACCGGTGCCACCGCCACCCGCGCCCAGCTTGAAGCCTGGGTCCAGTACGCCCGCGCCAACGGGACCATCATCCTTTATGATGCCGCCTATGAAGCCTTCATCCAGGACCCTGAAGTGCCCCGCAGCATCTTCGAGATCGAAGGTGCCCGCGATTGCGCCATCGAATTCCGCAGCTTCTCCAAAAACGGCGGTTTCACCGGCGTCCGTTGCGCCATCGTCGTCATCCCGAAAGGCTTGATGGGCAAAAAGAAAGACGGCACCAAGCTCGCCATCCATCCCCTCTGGAGCCGCCGCCACAGCACCAAGTTCAACGGCGTCAGCTACATCGTCCAGCGCGGAGCCGAGGCCATCTACAGCCCCGAAGGCAAAGCCCAAGTCACCGCCCTCATCCAGCATTACATGGGCAATGCAAAGCTGCTTGTCGAAGCCTGCACCAAAGCCGGCCTCCAGGTCTTCGGCGGCGTCAATGCCCCTTATGTCTGGGTCGGCTGCCCAGCAGGCGTCACTAGCTGGCAGATGTTTGATAAAATGCTCAATGAAGCCAACGTCGTCATCACCCCCGGCAGCGGATTCGGCAGCGCTGGCGAAGGATTCTTCCGCAT
- a CDS encoding nitroreductase family protein → MNTLEAIASRRAIKHYDPTHLISEEETRQLLQAAMQAPTAFNIQHWRFVTVTDPELRKQIRAVAWDQAQVTDASLLVILCADLSAWKKDAARYWKDAPQPVQDILLPAIDGYYKDRPQVQRDECMRSTGLAGMTLMLAAKAMGYDSCPMDGFDFDAVAQLIKLPEDHIISFMVAIGKGTQPAWQKPGQLSYDEVVIPNTF, encoded by the coding sequence ATGAATACCCTCGAAGCCATCGCCTCACGCCGCGCCATCAAGCATTACGATCCTACCCACCTCATCAGCGAAGAAGAGACCCGCCAGCTCCTCCAGGCCGCCATGCAGGCCCCCACCGCCTTCAATATCCAGCATTGGCGCTTCGTCACCGTCACGGATCCTGAGTTGCGGAAACAAATCCGTGCCGTCGCCTGGGACCAGGCCCAGGTCACGGATGCTTCCCTCCTCGTCATCCTCTGCGCAGACCTCTCCGCTTGGAAAAAAGACGCCGCCCGCTACTGGAAAGACGCCCCTCAGCCCGTCCAGGACATCCTTCTCCCCGCCATTGACGGCTACTACAAAGACCGTCCCCAGGTCCAGCGGGATGAATGCATGCGCTCCACCGGCCTTGCCGGCATGACCCTCATGCTCGCCGCCAAAGCCATGGGTTACGACTCCTGCCCCATGGACGGATTTGACTTCGATGCCGTCGCCCAGCTCATCAAGCTCCCTGAAGACCACATCATCTCCTTCATGGTCGCCATCGGCAAAGGCACCCAACCCGCCTGGCAAAAACCCGGCCAGCTCAGCTACGACGAAGTCGTGATCCCAAATACCTTCTGA